Genomic window (Magnolia sinica isolate HGM2019 chromosome 6, MsV1, whole genome shotgun sequence):
GACACGACTTagctgactgtggggcccacctcaatgcgtGCATTGTATACCTGTCATGaacccaaaatgaagcagatgcaaatgACCGccgtttactgtggtgtggtccacctgagattttcatctgcttttttcagctcatgccataaaatgagttggcaaaacagatggacagtgtagaaaTATAAGGCAAAACAAATTCCCATTGAAAGAAAATGTGTTCTTAGATGCTATGCTTCAACAATGAAAACCATTTATACCATGGGACTCAGACATGGAATTGATGAGACGgctggaattttatttttttatatatttttttaaagaattatttTAAGCCTTTGATATCTAGCTCTTTCGGGCTGGGCCCCTGCCAGCAGGGGAAGGCACTTTTTAGCTAGATTGCCAGCCTATTgccggaaacggatcggctactcagcCTGCcagtagccaatggctagtggtcggtgttctgtgggccccaccatgatgtgtgtgtttcatccatgccgtccacccattcttccagattattttattgtatgagccgaaacatgaggttgatccaaatctcaagtggaccgcacagtgttgattgaacggccaccattaaaaacttcttgggggcacaaaagttttggatcaagcttatatatatatatatatcatccaagtgtgtatgacctaatcaactggttagatgtcaaataaccattccATTGGGccgtaggaggtttttaatggtggacattcaatcacgactgttttcccatggtgtggtccacctcagatgtagatctatctcatttttggcatcaagccctaaaattatctttcaaaatcgatggacggcgtggacaaaacacatatatatcatggtggggtccacataacacggaccactagccacctggctggtggcagcgtcactactcactagccaaaccgcgtccctattaaaaaattaaaacccCTACAATTGGCATATCGTTTagaaccgtccattctttttgcGCGATGGTGGCCTGTCTGACCAGTAAACTCAGCTCGTGGAGTTGGCTTGCTGCGTGTTAACATTCCGTTTTCGTTTTCCCACAGGACTATTTTTGAACTATGGTTCTGCTTTTGCCAATACCTCATGtatttatgacatccaaaccgtccaaacgaTCGGGTCCACCATGAATAACACCTAACgcaaaaaatcaggccggtccactCATTAGGTAGCCCACACCATAGAATTTTTTATAGATCGGTTGTTGTCAattgttttctacggtgtggcccacctgattaatgggtCGTGTTATGTTTGCATCGGGTATTCTTGTTCGTAGGACAAGcatttgaacgggttggattttatCCGCACTTGGCATATTGTAACTTACACAGGTGTTGCACAGCAACTTATCGTCCAAGTTATTGCGTGTGAGGGTGAGACCAGAGCTCCTCTTCCAAAAGAAAAAGCCGCGTTCGGACCGGAGAGCTCTCGACTCTgctagagaagagagagagagagagggatggctccaaaaagaggaagagaagggaagaaatcgacgtggcccaccatcaaatccAAACCAGATCTCAAAACAACGCATCTAAAAGAAACACACCTCTTTACGGTATGATTCTGCTACCATTCCCATACATCTTCTATACTGTTTGGATTCTCTCTGATATTTCCTATGTAAAACACGATTTCTCTTTTTCACTAATacagtttccatttttttttctccttctctttgttCAAATCTGTCCAAATTTCTTCAACGATGATATACATCAATATGAAATCCTGCATAATCTTTTGAAGATCTTTGAAATTTGTATCTTTGATTTCAAAATGGCCGGAAATCTGTGTCTGTTGAGGACtcccccaaaaaaagaaaaatcgaGACAACCATGCGGTATATGTGGACGAGATTTGGGACGTTGATCAGGCAGGCCCTGTCTTGGATTGCTTATAGCTCGGAGTTCACACGGATTGGAAAATCCTAACTGTACGATTAGCAGCCCAGAAATGGGAACTAAAGTATGAATTGGGTCAGATTCAATTGGCAAAAGTCTGCTGATTGGAGGGTTGGAATTGTCTGGGTAGTGTGATTTTTTAAGCTATGGATTGTCcgctgatgaacggtctggatctcatgTGATGGTTTTGGATGTCTGGCATAGAACTTTGGTGTCAATCACAAGTACTGTTAAAATGGGATGCATTTCATGCCAATTCCTCATCCTTGTAGTTCTCAGGAGGAGTTTAATCTCTCCAATTGAGCTTTGTGTCAAGAGTCTTTATAATTCAATTAATACTCCTATTAATGTCGACTGATACTCAGATTTCTAGTCACTATTCATTTGTGCTGATCAGATACACTTGTGATATGAATATGCAAACTATGCTACACAATCCAAGAGATTCGAATGTTTTCGTCTGAAAGAAATTGAGTTTGGTAAGGACTGGGGTAGGATCATATTATGTGTTTGTGGActgattttcttttccttcataTGTTGCCTTAGTGAAGATGATCATCATAGACTTGTCACAGATATTTGGGATTGGCTTTATGAATCTTGTTTTTCCAGTCAATCCCATAAAGGCCCTATTCTTGGTAAGGGCTTGTTTTTTAAGccggaaaagaagagaaagaaattgATTTCATTTGACAATATATTTTCTCTTGTTTGATTTACAAAGAAAACCATGGATTCTAGGAAGTAATCATTAACCTTTTCCACCATTGCTATTCTCCAAACAAGATACGAGGTGATTGTTGTTTAATGAACCCGGGATTTCCACTTATGAAACAAACATGACCTTAAACATGAATCCATTTCTCAATAGTACCAATGGAAATAATCAttaagattttcatgtttttggtttcttttcctCCTAATCGCACAGGCCCAAGTGAACAAGCATTCATATCCCTTCTCACCACCTTGATCCACTTCCTTTTACGTCTTCCTCTATCTTCTTTTCAGGCACTTTGGCGTGCGTTTCTATTGATGTTCCTGACAACTCTGCCCCATGAATGTGGCCTTGGCTAGGTTTTACATGACAGTTTCGGTCAATGAATCGGCCAATATGGGGGCCATATTGGCCAATACAGCCTTGCaacggcctttttttttttttaaatctaaaaaattaTTGGTAAAATTCTAAGAAAGTGAGGATCCCAAATGTCTTTTTTAATTGTTTTGGATATGTATTTGAGGGTGTAATAGGCGATTCTTTTgtaagaatgttgtctgtcaAGTAGTGTCAGCTTAATGTGCTAAAAGTTGACCAAATTGttcctaattgaacacaaatcaagcatgattttgtgGATAAGGGGACagcatataaatataataaaaaagcgatggaaaaatgaaaaaaaagtgatggtttaCTCCATCTCCAACATTTCTCAAAATGGTCTGCTCTGCTTTGGTTCATCAAATCCCACtcaaattttgtgttttgatcctcaacATAGGCCTAGACCTAgtttaaaattagtttctaagcttgtttcatggttgaaatgaataaagcagaggaaaaacaagagaaaaattaaaatagaaacttTCATAATGGGCCCTTTATGGTTGCACTGGCCTCCATAACAGTGCTGATTTGGCCCCTTTTTCATAACGGACTGATTCACCCCTATATCGCATGATGGGGTTGATTGTTTCTTTTACGTAACAACTGATATGGCCGTAACGTACTGTAATGTAACCGTTCTTAGCAATCATTGATTGCTAGTgtgcttttctttcttcttttgtcacTAGAACATTGTCAGGCATCCATTGTTCTCACCATTCACCTTGTTTAAGAATTTCAGGTGCAAAATTTCTTCACCACTGCTGAATCCAAGGCCTTTGTTGAAGCTGCAGAATCCCTTGGTTTTGCTCACCAAGGGAGTCTTGGTCCGGCGAAAGGAGAAGCTTATAGAGACAATGACCGGATATCTGTGAGTGACCCCATTCTTGCAGAAACCATATGGGAATCTGGCCTCAAAAGAATATTTTCTGATATTAAAATAAGGGGAAAGGTTGCGGTTGGGTTGAATCCGAATATTAGATTCTACAGGTACCAAACATATATCTTTCtagctcatcatcatcatctaagccttatccaactAATTAGGGTTGGCATTTCATTTTAGTTCTGTAACATAATATTATTAATCTCTCCTTTTCTGTTTTCATTCTGAATCTTACTCGGAATACTAGAAATGGGTTTTCATTCGAAATCTTGCTCTAACTGGTTATGCCTATAATGGGTCTTTTCAATTTTCAAAACATTCCTTGGCCTTCccttgttattatttatttattatttatttttgaaagagaAGTCATTTGCTTGTTATAACCCCTTTGATTTTTCAGATACAAGGTGGGGCAGCGGTTTGGGCGGCATATTGATGAAAGTGTTGATCTAGGAGAGGGGCGAAGGACCCACTATACATTACTAATATATCTAAGTGGATCCAAAGCAAACGACGATTCCAGCGGCAACCGAGATTCTTCTACGCAATCTCTAGTTGGAGGGGAGACTGTCTTTTATGACGATAGAAGGGCTGTTGTGGCAGAGGTACATTATGTTCTTATGTTGAAAAATCTTGAGAGCTCGTTATTGCTCTCTTGCTTGTGTAACTGCTTTCttggagctttgctaagtgcacgtGTGCAAATGTACTCGCAATACATGTGCCACCGTGGCACAtaggtgtgagatccaatccatccattaggttggtctGACTTTCTATATGTTTTcctaaaaataaatctggtccactcagcatgtgggtcccagTATTGGAAACAGGTCGGAGGGTTAGAAAACTCAACCAAAATTTCAGAGCCTTATgattgttttgcaaactgtggcccacctgaccagtgtgGATCAACCatattcttgggctagggcatcaatatattGGTGCCTTTttgaaggatggattggatcttggatctATCATGCCATGTGTGtggtaatgtaggggcattttcacgaggctcaagtggggtggcctttgtgaagcgggggcacactcggggtgggcggcctgtgtgaggcaggtggctcatgtgaggtgggACTCATATGAAGTGGGGCCACGAGAGGGGTTCGGTCGAGGGCttgacctgggctatgagataaagggattgattcaccacactctatcagtttgagcttttagagcaagtggttagtgtCCTACATCATGTGGTTTGTACATAACCTTTATTGCACACTCA
Coding sequences:
- the LOC131248460 gene encoding uncharacterized protein LOC131248460; its protein translation is MAPKRGREGKKSTWPTIKSKPDLKTTHLKETHLFTVQNFFTTAESKAFVEAAESLGFAHQGSLGPAKGEAYRDNDRISVSDPILAETIWESGLKRIFSDIKIRGKVAVGLNPNIRFYRYKVGQRFGRHIDESVDLGEGRRTHYTLLIYLSGSKANDDSSGNRDSSTQSLVGGETVFYDDRRAVVAEVAPVEGMALLHIHGDKCMLHEARAVTKNVKYILRSDVAFA